A region of Allocoleopsis franciscana PCC 7113 DNA encodes the following proteins:
- a CDS encoding CmpA/NrtA family ABC transporter substrate-binding protein, producing the protein MSNFSNYSRRRFLLTAGASAAASLLLKGCLGNPPDPSAKTIAQTTPAANLSPEQKPETTKVNLGYIPIVEAAPLIIAQEKGFFAKYGMTDVNLAKQASWGSMRDNTEIGSAGGGVDGGQYQMPMPHLITEGVITKGNQKIPMYLLAQLITHGNGIALANKHKGQGLGTKIDTGKSVFEKLNSAKTPFTAAQTFPAVNQDFWIRYWLAASGINPDTDIKLLTVPAAQTVANMKTGTMDAFSTGDPWPYRIVTDKIGFLATLTAQMWKNHPEEYLALRADWVDKNPKATKALLKGVMEAQQWLDNFDNRKEAAEILAGRNYFNLPAEVLMEPFMGKYDMGDGRVIDDKKMAAYYWKDEKGSVSYPYKSHDLWFLTESVRWGFLPKDYLSKAKEVIDKVNREDIWKEAAKEAGIAESDIPTSTSRGVEEFFDGVKFDPEKPEEYLKSLKIKKVEI; encoded by the coding sequence ATGAGCAATTTCTCGAATTATTCCCGTCGCAGATTTTTGTTAACGGCTGGAGCATCAGCAGCAGCATCTCTATTATTAAAAGGTTGCTTAGGCAATCCCCCCGATCCCAGTGCCAAGACTATAGCACAGACAACTCCTGCGGCTAACTTGTCGCCAGAACAAAAGCCAGAAACTACTAAGGTAAATCTGGGATATATCCCCATTGTGGAAGCGGCACCGCTTATTATTGCTCAAGAAAAAGGCTTCTTTGCAAAGTACGGGATGACCGATGTAAATCTGGCAAAGCAGGCATCTTGGGGTTCAATGCGCGACAACACTGAAATTGGCTCAGCTGGCGGTGGTGTTGATGGCGGTCAATATCAAATGCCAATGCCTCATCTAATTACTGAAGGTGTCATCACCAAAGGTAATCAAAAAATCCCCATGTATCTCTTGGCGCAATTGATTACTCACGGGAATGGAATCGCGCTTGCCAACAAACACAAAGGACAGGGACTTGGAACAAAGATAGACACGGGCAAATCAGTTTTTGAAAAGCTCAACTCTGCAAAAACTCCCTTCACCGCTGCCCAAACATTCCCAGCTGTTAATCAGGATTTTTGGATTCGCTACTGGTTAGCCGCTAGTGGAATTAATCCTGATACGGATATCAAATTGCTGACAGTGCCAGCAGCTCAAACCGTTGCGAATATGAAGACGGGTACAATGGATGCCTTCAGTACGGGTGACCCTTGGCCTTATCGAATTGTCACCGACAAGATTGGCTTTTTGGCGACATTGACAGCCCAAATGTGGAAGAATCACCCAGAAGAATACTTGGCATTAAGAGCCGATTGGGTTGATAAAAATCCCAAGGCAACTAAAGCTCTTTTGAAAGGTGTCATGGAAGCCCAACAGTGGTTGGATAATTTTGACAACCGGAAAGAAGCGGCTGAAATTCTGGCTGGACGCAATTACTTTAATCTCCCAGCTGAAGTTCTGATGGAGCCATTCATGGGCAAATACGACATGGGAGATGGTCGGGTCATTGATGATAAGAAGATGGCAGCCTACTACTGGAAAGATGAAAAAGGTAGTGTTTCCTATCCTTACAAAAGCCACGACCTTTGGTTCCTAACCGAAAGCGTTCGTTGGGGTTTCTTGCCTAAAGATTACTTGTCAAAAGCTAAGGAAGTTATCGATAAAGTCAACCGGGAAGATATTTGGAAAGAAGCGGCTAAAGAAGCAGGTATTGCTGAATCCGATATTCCGACCAGTACATCCCGTGGCGTTGAAGAATTTTTTGATGGAGTTAAATTTGACCCAGAGAAACCAGAGGAATATCTGAAGAGTTTGAAAATCAAGAAAGTTGAGATTTAG
- the ntrB gene encoding nitrate ABC transporter permease: protein MTTLQRRASANTSENALVSRLKKVLPDLIPPLVAIAIFLVVWQIFSLTPGATLPGPIKVVQDTWILIGWPFYDRGGIDKGLFWQVFASLQRVAIGYTLAAIVGIGLGILVGTSKLMSKALDPIFQFLRVVAPLAWVPIALSALRQNEPAALFVIFITAIWPILINTSVGVRQIPSDYNNVAKVLQLSKQEYFFNILIPATIPYIFTGLRIALGLAWLAIIAAEIVMSGIVGIGFFIWDAYQNNNVSEVILAVVYIGAVGLILDKLMLWLESRIVAQDQK, encoded by the coding sequence ATGACAACACTCCAGAGACGCGCTTCAGCCAATACCTCCGAGAATGCATTGGTATCCCGATTGAAAAAGGTATTGCCCGACCTTATTCCACCGCTGGTTGCGATCGCAATCTTTTTAGTGGTTTGGCAGATATTTTCTCTGACTCCAGGAGCAACACTACCAGGCCCCATCAAGGTGGTGCAAGATACCTGGATACTAATTGGGTGGCCTTTTTATGACAGAGGTGGTATAGATAAAGGTTTATTTTGGCAGGTTTTTGCCAGTCTACAACGGGTAGCGATCGGTTACACCCTAGCAGCAATTGTGGGCATTGGCTTGGGCATCTTAGTGGGTACGAGTAAATTGATGTCAAAAGCTTTAGACCCCATTTTTCAGTTCCTGCGAGTTGTCGCACCCTTAGCATGGGTACCCATTGCATTGTCAGCTCTGCGGCAGAACGAACCAGCAGCCCTTTTCGTAATTTTTATCACAGCTATTTGGCCCATCTTAATCAACACATCGGTAGGAGTCAGACAAATCCCCAGCGATTACAATAACGTCGCCAAAGTTCTCCAACTCTCCAAACAAGAATATTTCTTCAACATCCTTATCCCCGCTACTATTCCCTACATCTTTACGGGTTTAAGGATTGCGCTGGGTTTAGCTTGGTTGGCAATTATCGCAGCAGAAATTGTCATGTCCGGTATTGTTGGAATCGGCTTTTTCATCTGGGACGCCTATCAAAACAACAATGTTAGTGAAGTCATCTTAGCTGTGGTGTATATCGGTGCTGTTGGCTTAATTCTAGACAAGCTCATGCTGTGGCTCGAATCACGGATTGTGGCGCAGGATCAGAAGTAG
- a CDS encoding ABC transporter ATP-binding/substrate-binding protein (This model describes the ATP binding subunits of ATP-binding cassette (ABC) transporters for nitrate transport, or for bicarbonate transport, in bacteria and archaea.): MSVFVAVDQIEKVFPLAGGGKYIALKGIDLQIKKGEFVSLIGHSGCGKSTLLNMIAGLDLPSEGLVTLEGQRIQQPGPDRMVVFQNYSLLPWRTVRENIALAVNSVMKDLPAGDRKTIVEQHIDMVGLRPHADKQPAMLSGGQKQRVAIARALAIRPKLLLLDEPFGALDALTRGNLQEQLMKICEENEVTAVMVTHDVDEAVLLSDRIVMLTNGPESKIGQILEVDIPRPRKRMEVVEHPSYYSLRSEMIYFLNQQKRIKKIRARKTAVIARHGLEKVNLDIGFVPLTACAPLAVAQEKGFFKKHGLDEVNLVRETSWRGIVDGMAGGYLDAAQMPSGMPLWLTLGGHENRPLPVVTALTMTRNGNGITLDKRFYDQGIHTLADFRKMLLDSPSQQHRMGMVHPSSMHNLLLRYWLAAGGIDPDQDVELKTIPPAQMVVDLQAGTIDGYCVGEPWNIRAAMEGVGFTVVTDLELWPGHPGKVLGVREDWADAYPNTHIALTKALLEACQYCADPANELEVRKITAQREYVSTDLNYIHLGDPKASTCSLDVPMREYAHHLFYGDGVNRPSRTEQLWHMTQLARWDHTPFPRNWVEILERVCRVRVFSIAARELGLSDISYTKSGIQLFDGTPFNAEDPIGYLNSLRIKRNFSIAEVALDSRPTVAA; the protein is encoded by the coding sequence ATGAGCGTCTTTGTTGCCGTTGACCAGATTGAAAAAGTTTTTCCCTTAGCCGGGGGTGGCAAGTACATCGCCCTCAAAGGAATTGACCTCCAGATTAAAAAAGGAGAATTTGTCTCCCTGATCGGTCACTCCGGTTGTGGTAAGTCCACACTATTAAACATGATTGCTGGTCTGGATCTACCCAGCGAGGGATTAGTAACTCTGGAAGGACAACGAATCCAACAACCGGGTCCAGACCGAATGGTTGTGTTCCAAAATTATTCCCTACTGCCTTGGCGCACGGTACGAGAAAATATTGCCCTCGCCGTGAACTCGGTGATGAAGGATTTGCCTGCGGGCGATCGCAAAACCATCGTAGAGCAACACATTGACATGGTAGGGTTGCGTCCTCATGCTGATAAGCAGCCTGCGATGTTATCGGGTGGACAAAAACAGCGAGTTGCGATCGCCCGCGCCCTCGCCATTCGCCCCAAATTGCTACTCCTTGATGAACCCTTTGGCGCATTGGATGCCTTGACACGGGGCAACCTGCAAGAGCAATTGATGAAAATCTGTGAAGAAAACGAAGTCACTGCGGTCATGGTTACCCATGATGTCGATGAAGCGGTACTGTTGTCTGACCGGATTGTGATGCTCACCAATGGGCCAGAATCTAAGATTGGTCAGATTCTAGAAGTAGACATTCCCCGCCCTCGCAAGCGCATGGAGGTGGTAGAACATCCCAGCTACTACAGCTTGCGTTCTGAGATGATTTACTTCCTCAATCAGCAAAAGCGGATTAAAAAGATTCGGGCGAGAAAAACAGCCGTTATTGCTCGTCATGGTTTGGAAAAAGTTAACCTTGACATTGGTTTTGTCCCCTTAACCGCTTGTGCTCCCCTGGCTGTTGCTCAAGAAAAAGGCTTCTTCAAAAAACATGGCTTAGATGAAGTTAACCTCGTGCGCGAAACCAGTTGGCGCGGCATTGTGGATGGCATGGCTGGAGGTTATTTAGATGCGGCTCAAATGCCATCCGGAATGCCCCTATGGTTAACCTTGGGTGGTCACGAGAACCGACCCTTGCCAGTCGTTACTGCCCTAACCATGACTCGCAATGGCAATGGCATCACCCTAGATAAGCGATTTTACGACCAGGGGATACATACTCTCGCTGATTTTAGAAAGATGCTGTTAGACTCCCCGTCTCAACAGCACAGAATGGGGATGGTTCATCCTTCCTCCATGCACAACCTACTGTTGCGTTACTGGCTAGCTGCCGGTGGCATCGACCCCGACCAAGATGTAGAACTAAAAACGATTCCTCCTGCCCAGATGGTCGTCGATTTGCAAGCGGGAACCATCGATGGTTACTGTGTGGGAGAACCCTGGAACATCCGGGCGGCAATGGAAGGAGTCGGCTTTACTGTCGTCACAGACTTAGAACTTTGGCCCGGACATCCAGGAAAAGTTCTCGGTGTTCGCGAAGACTGGGCTGATGCCTATCCCAACACCCATATTGCTTTGACCAAAGCGTTGCTAGAGGCTTGTCAGTACTGTGCCGATCCAGCCAATGAACTAGAGGTGCGTAAAATTACGGCTCAACGGGAATATGTGAGTACCGATCTCAACTATATCCACCTAGGAGACCCCAAAGCCTCTACCTGTAGCCTAGATGTCCCCATGCGCGAATATGCCCATCACCTGTTTTACGGAGATGGTGTGAATCGTCCTAGTCGGACTGAGCAACTTTGGCACATGACTCAATTGGCACGTTGGGATCACACTCCTTTCCCCAGAAACTGGGTGGAAATCTTGGAACGAGTATGCCGAGTGCGCGTATTCAGTATTGCCGCACGAGAGCTGGGTCTTTCTGATATTAGTTACACCAAAAGCGGGATTCAACTGTTCGACGGTACCCCCTTTAATGCCGAAGACCCAATTGGATACCTCAACAGTCTGCGGATTAAACGCAATTTCAGCATTGCAGAAGTTGCCCTCGATTCACGTCCTACCGTAGCTGCTTAG
- a CDS encoding nitrate ABC transporter ATP-binding protein (This model describes the ATP binding subunits of ATP-binding cassette (ABC) transporters for nitrate transport, or for bicarbonate transport, in bacteria and archaea.), whose translation MPNRPLAFSDSQTFTTRKSVATATKPEAFLTIEDVSKVYPTKKGSFTVLDGVNLTVEEGEFICVIGHSGCGKSTLLNMVSGFAFPTHGEVRVQGKPITKPGPDRMVVFQNYALLPWRTAFENIYLAVHAVYPNKSQAEKRAIVREHLAMVGLSEAADKKPPQMSGGMRQRVSIARALAVRPQVLILDEPFGALDAITKEELQEELLKIWNDHRCTVLMITHDIDEALFLADRLVMMTNGPAAKIGEIMEIPFPRPRDRARIMEDPEYYKLRNHALDYLFHRFAHDE comes from the coding sequence ATGCCTAACCGCCCCCTAGCCTTTAGCGATAGCCAAACCTTCACGACGCGGAAGTCAGTGGCAACTGCCACTAAGCCTGAAGCATTCCTGACAATTGAGGATGTTTCCAAAGTTTATCCGACCAAGAAAGGGTCTTTCACTGTACTTGACGGCGTTAACCTGACTGTAGAAGAAGGTGAATTTATCTGCGTTATCGGTCACTCTGGTTGTGGCAAATCAACGCTGTTGAACATGGTATCGGGTTTCGCCTTTCCCACCCATGGAGAAGTGCGGGTGCAAGGAAAGCCGATCACCAAGCCAGGGCCAGACCGTATGGTGGTGTTCCAAAACTATGCCCTATTGCCTTGGCGGACGGCTTTTGAGAATATTTACCTAGCTGTTCACGCCGTTTACCCTAACAAGTCGCAAGCTGAGAAAAGAGCGATCGTGCGGGAACATCTAGCCATGGTGGGTCTGTCGGAAGCCGCTGACAAAAAACCACCGCAAATGTCTGGCGGGATGAGACAACGGGTTTCCATTGCACGAGCTTTAGCAGTTCGTCCCCAAGTCTTGATTTTGGATGAGCCGTTTGGTGCATTGGATGCCATCACCAAGGAAGAGTTACAGGAAGAACTGCTGAAGATTTGGAACGATCATCGCTGCACGGTTTTGATGATTACTCATGATATCGATGAGGCGCTGTTCCTAGCCGATCGCTTGGTAATGATGACCAATGGCCCTGCGGCTAAAATCGGTGAGATTATGGAGATTCCTTTCCCTCGTCCACGCGATCGCGCCCGCATCATGGAAGACCCGGAATACTACAAGCTGCGGAATCACGCCCTAGATTACCTCTTCCACCGCTTCGCTCACGATGAATAG
- a CDS encoding circadian clock KaiB family protein — protein MENESTNNSSEAFEQAISISELDDRYYCLRLYIAGTTIHSIRAIENIKRICEGYLQGRYELEVIDVYQQPGFGKQENILAVPTLIKRLPPPLQRVIGDMSKTEKVLVGLDIVPKKT, from the coding sequence ATGGAAAATGAATCTACTAATAATTCTAGCGAAGCCTTTGAGCAAGCCATTTCTATTTCTGAACTTGATGATAGATACTACTGCCTCCGTTTGTATATAGCTGGAACTACTATACACTCTATTCGTGCTATTGAAAATATCAAGAGAATTTGTGAAGGCTATCTTCAAGGGCGATACGAGCTAGAAGTTATTGATGTTTACCAACAGCCGGGATTTGGAAAGCAGGAAAATATTCTTGCCGTCCCTACATTGATTAAAAGACTTCCTCCCCCTTTACAGAGGGTTATTGGCGATATGTCTAAGACGGAAAAAGTACTCGTTGGTTTGGATATTGTGCCTAAAAAAACTTAA
- a CDS encoding PAS domain S-box protein, which produces MANQEKSRAELEQDVQELRERLEVAEETLRAITQGEVDALVVCGAQGEQIFTLQSADYPYRRFVEEMKEGAATVNAEGMILYCNNRLTSWLKHPLEKIIGSDLQQYILPQDQLILQTLFQQAQAGVGKGKLSLRATDGTEIPVQVSISTLTMNDVKISGLIVTDLTEQKRNEKIITAQTVQLIRANTQLQQELQERQKVEEALQENQSVLNAIIEGTTDIIAALDLDYKYIAFNSAAKAEMLNIFGREIEIGTNLIEALAHLPEEQAKVAQIWSRALAGEEFTIIQEFGDTVRERNYYEITFSSIRDKNGQRIGASHIAKNISDRLAIEQVLRESEERFRNAFDYAPIGKALVALDGRFLKVNRSLCEITGYSEQELLATTFQALTHPNDLDIDLDYANQLLSGEIRSYQMEKRYFHKQGHIVWILLSGCLVRDHQGQPLYFIAQIQDITERKRSEEALQESEAKLKAILDNVPGFVYLKDLQGRHLMVNRYCLEAFHITPEQLVGKTNAEFFPPELAQRIEENDREVLQTGMPCQYEEEVLLDDGIHTQYSVKFPLLDASGEPYAICGISTDISDRKFAEKELELQAVITRNMAEGICLVRADNGVIVYANPKFERMFGYNPGELNGKHVSIVNYADESMGAEEVNQAIRREVLQHGEATYEVHNVKKDGTPFWCRATTSIFDHPEYGTVLVAVHQDITEHKQAADLIKASLKEKEVLLKEIHHRVKNNLQIVTSLLQMQARRTKEPQAVEVLRDSKNRIASIALVHEKLYRSEDLANIDFGQYIPDLTTHLFDTYNVSSNTVSLNINVENILLQIDTAIPCGLIINELVSNSLKYAFPANRKGEIQIEFYSNKIDENLTLIVRDNGMGIPKEFDIETAHSLGLTLVQGLVEQLEGTIELDRHQGTEFKITFPGNKI; this is translated from the coding sequence ATGGCTAATCAAGAGAAATCAAGGGCAGAACTTGAACAAGATGTTCAAGAACTCCGTGAGCGCCTTGAGGTAGCCGAAGAAACTTTACGAGCTATAACACAAGGAGAAGTGGATGCTTTAGTTGTCTGTGGAGCGCAAGGTGAGCAGATTTTTACGTTGCAAAGTGCTGATTATCCCTATCGGCGCTTTGTCGAAGAAATGAAAGAAGGAGCAGCTACCGTTAATGCTGAGGGAATGATTTTATATTGTAATAATCGTTTAACATCTTGGCTGAAACATCCATTAGAAAAAATCATTGGTTCAGACCTTCAACAATACATTTTACCTCAAGACCAGCTGATACTTCAAACCTTATTTCAGCAAGCTCAAGCAGGAGTTGGGAAAGGAAAATTATCCCTCAGGGCTACTGATGGAACTGAGATTCCTGTACAGGTGTCTATCAGCACCTTGACGATGAACGATGTCAAAATTAGCGGCTTAATCGTAACTGACTTAACCGAACAAAAACGGAACGAAAAAATTATTACTGCACAGACAGTCCAACTCATTCGGGCGAATACCCAACTTCAACAAGAACTGCAAGAGCGTCAAAAAGTAGAGGAGGCACTCCAAGAAAACCAATCCGTACTCAATGCGATTATCGAGGGAACAACCGATATCATTGCGGCGCTGGATCTGGACTACAAGTATATCGCCTTCAACAGCGCGGCTAAAGCAGAGATGCTGAATATTTTTGGTCGAGAAATTGAAATCGGAACAAACCTGATTGAAGCCCTTGCTCACTTACCGGAGGAACAAGCAAAGGTTGCTCAAATTTGGAGTCGCGCGCTTGCCGGTGAAGAGTTCACTATTATTCAGGAATTTGGCGATACAGTCCGCGAACGAAATTACTACGAAATCACGTTTAGCAGCATCAGGGACAAAAACGGTCAGCGAATTGGGGCATCTCACATTGCTAAGAATATTAGCGATCGCCTAGCAATAGAACAAGTACTTCGAGAAAGTGAAGAGCGGTTCCGCAATGCTTTTGACTATGCCCCAATTGGTAAGGCACTCGTTGCCCTTGATGGACGCTTCCTCAAAGTCAACCGCTCCTTGTGCGAGATTACAGGCTACTCCGAGCAAGAATTGCTGGCAACAACGTTCCAAGCCCTGACCCATCCCAACGATTTGGATATAGATCTCGATTATGCCAATCAACTGCTTAGTGGTGAAATTCGCTCTTACCAGATGGAAAAGCGCTACTTCCACAAACAGGGGCATATCGTGTGGATTCTCTTGAGTGGTTGTCTCGTTCGGGATCATCAAGGTCAACCGTTGTACTTTATTGCTCAAATTCAAGACATTACTGAGCGCAAACGATCTGAAGAGGCATTGCAAGAGAGTGAGGCAAAGTTGAAAGCCATTCTAGACAATGTCCCAGGCTTCGTTTACCTCAAAGACCTCCAGGGTCGGCACCTGATGGTGAACCGTTACTGCCTCGAAGCGTTTCATATCACCCCAGAGCAATTAGTCGGCAAAACTAATGCCGAATTCTTCCCACCTGAACTTGCACAACGAATTGAGGAAAATGATCGAGAAGTTTTGCAGACAGGAATGCCCTGTCAATACGAGGAAGAGGTATTGCTCGATGATGGGATTCATACCCAGTATTCGGTGAAGTTTCCGCTCTTGGATGCCTCTGGCGAACCCTACGCGATTTGTGGCATTTCTACAGATATTAGCGATCGAAAATTTGCCGAAAAAGAACTAGAGCTTCAGGCTGTGATTACCAGAAACATGGCTGAAGGAATTTGCCTGGTCAGAGCAGATAATGGTGTAATCGTCTATGCCAATCCGAAATTCGAGAGGATGTTTGGTTACAACCCAGGTGAACTCAATGGCAAACACGTATCAATTGTGAATTATGCCGACGAGTCCATGGGTGCTGAAGAGGTCAACCAAGCCATCCGACGCGAAGTTCTACAGCACGGTGAAGCCACCTATGAGGTACACAATGTCAAAAAAGATGGCACTCCATTTTGGTGCAGAGCAACGACTTCAATCTTCGACCACCCTGAATATGGAACAGTTCTGGTAGCCGTCCATCAAGACATCACAGAACACAAGCAAGCCGCCGATCTAATTAAAGCCTCACTCAAAGAAAAAGAGGTATTGCTCAAAGAAATTCACCATCGCGTCAAAAACAATTTGCAAATTGTTACTAGCCTTCTCCAGATGCAGGCTAGGCGAACTAAAGAGCCCCAGGCGGTTGAAGTCTTGCGAGATAGCAAAAATCGGATTGCCTCCATTGCACTGGTTCACGAAAAACTCTACCGCTCTGAAGATTTAGCTAATATTGATTTTGGTCAATATATTCCCGATTTAACGACACATCTATTTGATACCTATAACGTTAGCTCAAATACCGTTAGCTTAAATATTAATGTAGAAAATATTTTGCTACAGATTGATACAGCAATACCTTGTGGATTGATTATCAATGAATTGGTTTCTAATTCGCTTAAATATGCTTTTCCAGCTAATCGCAAAGGGGAAATTCAGATTGAATTTTATAGTAACAAAATTGATGAAAATTTGACCTTGATTGTCCGAGATAATGGCATGGGAATACCTAAAGAGTTTGATATCGAGACTGCTCATTCATTAGGACTGACTCTCGTTCAGGGATTGGTTGAGCAGCTAGAAGGAACAATTGAACTCGATCGCCACCAAGGAACAGAATTTAAGATTACCTTCCCAGGGAACAAAATTTGA
- a CDS encoding hybrid sensor histidine kinase/response regulator: protein MMLNRNPPKINSYKTVKILVVEDEKIIALNVRESLESLGYIVPAIADSGEKAIEKATQLRPDLVLMDIRLKGNMDGIQAAEQIWNSMQIPVIYVTGHSDKSTLERAKITVPFGYILKPVKEQELYVAIETALQRYEREQLLSAILKGMGDGVILVNPQGRVQFLNQVAESLTGWRQDEARDREFIEVFKIVSEQTQQPVNNPVTAALQQDTTVYLEDRVLLLSKNGTPIPIGDSAAPVKDNKGVITGVVLVFRDITQRRLAEERNLAMERARYLELQIAELQRLNQLKDDFLSTVSHELRTPLSNIKMAVRLLETVLDQQSILGSQTHFNSQSMNRYLKILEDQCNQELMLVNDLLDMRAIDADAYPLELTSIELQNWIPHIVESFEARTQTQQQNLQVSLPPELPPLVSDLSSLTRILSELLNNACKYTPAGEQIVVTVQVISEDKENQGDKTVESLPSSPLTPALRCPPRGVQIDVSNSGVEIPTEELARIFDPFYRIPKNDPWKYGGTGLGLSLVKKLLVRLQGNLDVTSTQGWTTFRLFLPNLELPFQEVDCDFD, encoded by the coding sequence ATGATGCTCAATAGAAATCCACCCAAAATCAATAGTTATAAAACGGTTAAAATCCTAGTTGTTGAAGACGAAAAAATCATCGCGCTCAACGTCAGAGAAAGTTTGGAATCTCTGGGATATATCGTTCCAGCGATCGCAGATTCCGGAGAGAAAGCTATTGAAAAAGCCACACAGCTCCGTCCAGATTTAGTGCTAATGGATATCCGACTCAAAGGCAACATGGATGGCATCCAAGCTGCGGAGCAAATTTGGAATAGTATGCAAATTCCGGTCATCTACGTAACCGGACATTCTGATAAAAGTACTCTGGAACGAGCCAAAATAACAGTTCCCTTTGGCTACATCCTCAAACCCGTCAAAGAGCAGGAATTATACGTAGCGATTGAAACCGCCTTGCAGCGATATGAACGAGAGCAATTGCTCAGCGCCATCTTAAAAGGAATGGGAGATGGAGTAATTTTGGTTAACCCCCAAGGTCGCGTCCAATTTCTCAATCAGGTCGCTGAATCCCTGACCGGTTGGCGACAGGATGAAGCCAGAGATCGAGAGTTTATCGAGGTCTTCAAGATTGTTAGTGAGCAGACTCAGCAACCTGTAAACAACCCTGTAACAGCCGCTCTCCAACAAGATACCACCGTCTATCTGGAAGACCGTGTTCTGTTGCTTTCTAAGAATGGCACACCTATTCCCATTGGAGACAGCGCGGCTCCAGTTAAAGATAATAAGGGTGTAATTACAGGTGTTGTTTTAGTGTTCCGAGACATCACTCAACGTCGATTAGCTGAGGAACGAAATTTAGCAATGGAGCGTGCCCGATACTTAGAACTCCAAATAGCAGAACTCCAACGATTGAATCAGCTTAAAGATGATTTCTTGAGTACAGTCTCCCATGAATTGCGAACGCCCCTGTCGAATATCAAAATGGCGGTTCGACTGCTGGAAACTGTCCTCGATCAACAAAGCATCTTAGGCTCTCAAACACACTTCAACTCCCAGTCAATGAATCGTTACCTGAAAATTCTAGAAGACCAATGCAACCAAGAACTGATGCTGGTCAACGATTTGCTGGATATGCGAGCGATCGATGCTGATGCCTACCCCCTGGAATTGACTTCAATTGAGCTACAGAATTGGATTCCCCATATTGTAGAGAGTTTTGAAGCTCGTACCCAGACTCAGCAGCAGAACTTGCAAGTCAGCCTTCCCCCAGAACTGCCGCCGTTGGTCTCGGATTTGTCCAGCCTCACCCGCATCTTGTCAGAGTTGCTCAATAATGCTTGTAAATACACCCCTGCTGGAGAACAAATTGTAGTAACTGTTCAAGTGATCTCAGAGGATAAGGAGAACCAGGGGGACAAAACAGTAGAATCACTCCCCTCATCTCCCCTTACCCCAGCCCTCCGTTGCCCTCCCAGGGGCGTCCAGATTGACGTGAGTAATTCTGGAGTTGAAATTCCCACGGAGGAACTTGCGCGAATCTTTGACCCTTTCTATCGCATTCCTAAAAATGACCCCTGGAAATATGGTGGAACTGGGTTGGGACTATCACTGGTGAAAAAGCTGCTAGTACGGCTTCAAGGAAATCTGGACGTGACCAGTACTCAAGGTTGGACAACCTTTAGACTTTTTTTACCAAATTTAGAATTACCTTTCCAGGAGGTGGACTGTGATTTTGATTGA